TCGCGTGCCTGCTGCCCGTGCTCATCGGACGCATCGGCTTCTGGGTGTTCCTGCTGGCGATGACGCTCGGCTGCGCGAGCATGTACGGGCTGATGCGGCTGATGGCGCGCTGGCGTCCGGACATGCAGTACCTGGTGCGCAACGTGGCGGTGCCGGGCTTCGGCGTGCAGGCAGCGCTCCTGGCCTGCTACCTGATGGGCCTCATCCCGCCCATCCCGCTGGCGGTGCAGTACTCGGGCATCTTCCACGACGTGAAGCGCGTCAGCCCGGGCGTGTACCAGCTGACCTCGGTGGATGACTCGGTCTGGTACAAGCCGTGGACGTGGTTCGGCCCGGACTTCGTCATCCGCCCCGGCGACAAGCCGTATTACTTCTTCCGCATCTTCGCGCCGAAGAACTTCGCGCCCTACAAGGTGCGGGTGCGCTGGTACTACGACCACCCGGAGAAGGGGTGGACGACGAACGGCAGCGGCTTCGTCGCCAACGTCAGCAGCAACGGGACGGACGGCGGCTATCGCTACTACGCGACGACCTCCAACCTGAAGCCCGGCGACTGGCGGGTGGTGCTGGAGACGGAGGACGGGCACGAAATCAATCGCCTGTCCTTCTCCGCGGGGGCGGATACCCGCACCGACCCGCGTGAGCTGGAGGTGAAGTACTCCACGCTCAAGGAGGTCCTCCCGCTGTCCACCGAGGAATGGGAGAAGACGCGGAAGACTCCGGCCGCGCCCTCGGGTGGTTCGGTACCTGGGACGGCGCCGGCTCCGGCCGACGAGGTCCCACCTCAGGTGGCTCCCGCTCCGACGCCTTGAGGCGTGTGTCCGGGGGCCTCGCTCGCGGCGAGGTTCCCGATGCGCTCGGCTGAGGGGGATGGGGCCATGGGTGGACCCGTCACGTTGCTCCGTGTCCGGCCTCTTCGTGGGGTCTGCCTACATACCTGACATATAGCTGTCACGCCCGGTCGTCATGGTGCGTCTCACGAAGCCGTCGAGCTGTCCCGGACTCGCGAGGACCCACGCCCCATGATTCCCATCCCCCTGATGTTCCTGCCGTTTCCCTTCGTGCCCATCGACGAGCCACGCGCGAAGGTTGGGTCGCCGAAGGGGGAGGGTGCTGGTCCCCGGTTGGTGGCGGTTCCTCGCGGCGCTGTGGAAGAGTCCGCGTCGTCGCGACGCAAGTCGCCTTCTGCCTCGCGGGCCTCGGCACCGCGTGCTGCTGTGGAGGAAGCCGTGCCGTCGCGACGCAAGCAGTCCTCCCCGAGAGCTTCAGTTCCTCGTGGTGATGCGAAGTCGGCGCTGGCCCCTGTGCTGACGACGCGTGAGCTGAACCGGGCGCTGCTCGCGCGCCAGTTCCTGCTGCGACGGACCCGTGAGTCCGTGCCCCATGTTCTCGAGCACCTGGTGGGGCTCCAGGCCCAGGCTGGCAATGCGCCTTATCTGGGCCTGTGGACGCGGATGGAGGACTTCCAGCTCGAGGACCTCACCCGGCGCTACGAACAACGGGAGGTGGTTCGGGCGACGCTGCTGCGCTCCACGCAGCACCTGGTCACCGCGCGGGACTACCAGTCGCTGCGCCCCGCGCTCCAACCCGTGTTGGATCGGATGTTCAACCACAGCGCGTATCCGAGAGAGCTCGCGGGGCTGGACATGGATGCGCTGCTCGCCGAGGGGCGTCGGCTCCTCTCGCGTGAGCCCTTGAGCTCGGTGGAGCTGGGGCGGCGTCTCCAGGCTCGCTGGCCAGAGCGGGATGCGCAGTCGCTGGCGTTCGTGGTGCGGGTCGCCGAGTCGCTCGTCACGGTGCCTCCGTTCGGCACCTGGGGCGTGGGCGGCGAGGTGACGTTCACTCCGTCGGCGTCGTGGCTCGGGGCGCCCCTGGAGCCCGCGCTCGCGCTGGAGTCACTGGTGCGGCGCTACCTGGGCGCCTTCGGTCCCGCCAGCGTGAAGGACATGCAGCACTGGTCCGGCTTCGTGCGCCTGGGCGAGGTCTTCGAGCGGATGCGCGCCGAGCTGCGCGTGTTCCGCGATGAGCAGGGCGTCGAGTTGTTCGACCTCCCCGACGCGCCCCGACCCGACGGTGACACGCCGGTGCCCGTGCGCTTCGTGCCCGAGTTCGACAACCTGCTGCTGTCCCACTCGGACCGCGCGCGCATCATCTCCGAGCCGCATCGCAAGCGCGTCTTCACCGTCAACGGCATCATCCGTCCGACGGTGCTCGTGGATGGCTTCGTGCGCGGCATGTGGAAGCTGAAGTGGGAGAAGACGCGCGTCACGCTGCACGTCTCCCCCTTCGCCCGACTGACTCGCGAGGACCGCGACGCCCTCACGCAGGAGGGGCTGCGCCTGCTCGCCTTCGCGGCGGCGGAAGCCTCGGAGCACGACGTGCGCTTCGCCCCGGTGTCCTGAACGCGCCGAACTCCCGGCCCTCGCCTGCTTCGTGGGGGGCCGGGACGTGACACGGGACTACTTGCGCTTGCCGGCCTTCGCCTTCTTCGCGGCGGGGGCCTTGGCCTTCTTCGCCGCGGCCTTCTTGCCCTTGGGCGCGGCCGACGCCTTGTCGGCGCTCCACACGCCGCTCATCCACGCCTCGATGTCCTTCACCGTGCGCGGGATGTTGCCGGACAGCACCTTGCAGCCGCGCGCGGTGACGACGATGTCGTCCTCGATGCGCACGCCGATGCCGCGGTAGCGCGCGGGCACCGTGAGGTCATCCTTCTGGAAGTACAGGCCCGGCTCCACCGTGAGCACCATGCCCGCCTGCAGCTTCCCGTACTTGTACGCCTCCTGCCGCGCCTGCGCGCAGTCATGCACGTCCAGCCCCAGCATGTGGCTGACGTTGTGCAGCGAGTAGCGCTTGTAGAACTGGTGCTCGTCCTTGAGCGCCTCGGCGGCGTCCTCGATGATGCCCAGCTTCTCCAGGCCCTCGGCCAGGACGCGCATGGCGGCGCGGTTGGGCTCCATGAAGTCGTTGCCCGGCTTCACCGCCGCGAACGCGGCCTCCTGCGACGCGTACACCAGCTCGTAGATGGCCTTCTGCTCCGGCGAGAAGCGGCCGGTGATGGGCAGCGTGCGCGTGATGTCCGCCGTGTAGAGCGTGTGGCCCTCGACGCCCGCGTCCAGCAGGAGCAGGTCCCCGGGGACGAGCGGACCGTCATTGCGGTTCCAGTGCAGCACGCACGCGTGCGAGCCGCTGGCGACGATGCTGTTGTAGCCCGTGTCGTTGCCTTCCACCCGCGCGCGCAGGTTGAAGATGCCCTCCACGTAGCGCTCCGTCTTCGCCACCTTCAGGCTGCGGATGACGTCCTCGAAGCCGCGCTGCGTGGCGTCGATGGAGATCTGCAGCTCGCGCAGCTCCTGCGCGTCCTTGATGAGCCGCATCTCCGACAGGAACGTGGCCAGCGCCTTGTCGCGCTCGCCGCCCTCCGCCACCTCGGCGTCCACCTTGGCCGAGTGTCCCCGCAGCACGCGCGTGGTCTTCGCCGAGCCCTTCAGGCCCTTGAGGTACGCGTTCAGGGTGTCCAGTCCGCGCGCCTCGTCGACGTCATGGCGCGCGCGGCTCTCCGGCACGCCCAGGCGCGGGCCCACCCACAGCTCGCCCTTCACCCGGTCCGTGAAGAACGTCGCGTCCGAGCGGCCCGGGTTGGGCTCCACGAAGAGGATGTCCGTGTGGCCACCGCCGTCCTTCGGCTCCAGCACCAGCACGCAGTCCGCCTCCATGTTGCCGGTGAGGTAGTAGAAGTCCGTGCCGGGGCGGAAGCGGTAGTACGTGTCGTTCGCGCGCACCTTCTCGTGGCCGGTGGGGATGACCAGCGTCTCGCCGGGGAACGCCTGCGACAGCGCCTTGCGCCGGGCCTTGAAGGACTCCGCGTACTTGATCTTCGGCGGCAGCTTCCCCGACGCGGGCTTCCACTTCTCGAGCATGAAGTCGAGCAGCGCCTGGGGCGGCAGCGAGTCGTGGCTCGCGGGCTTCGCCGCTGGAGCCTGCGGCTCCGACGTGACGAGGGACTGCTGCTCACCGACCGCGGGCTGCGTGCTGTCGGAAGCGACCGAGGACGAAGGGATGGACGTGGCCATGGCCGATAACTCTCGGCCAGCGGCCCACCCCCTTCAAGTGCCTCCTGCATCGTGACGCGGAGCAGTGTCTTCCCCGAGAAGGGCTACTTGCCCGACGAGCACGGGAACCGCCGTCTCCACCCGGAGGATGCGCGGGCCGAGCGAGAAGGGGCGGAAGCCGTGGGATTCCAACAATTGGGCCTCGAACGACACCCAACCTCCGTCGGGGCCGATGGCGAGCACGGAGCGCTGGCCGGGGGCCGCGGCCACCTGGCGCAGGGGCTGGGTCGCCGGAGGGTGGGGGAGCAGGCGGACGGCGCCTTGGGGGAAGACGCTGTCCAGCTCGTCCTCGACGAAGGGGCGGAAGCGCTCGCGGACCAGGACCTCGGGCAGGTGGGTGTCGCGCGCCTGCTCCAGGCCCTGGAGGAGCAGGTCCCGTACGAAGGCGCCGTCGAGCACCTTGGAGTCGAAGTAGCTCTTCTCCACGCGGGCGGCGTTGACCAGGACGATGCGGTCCACGCCCAGCGAGGCCACGGCCGGGAGGACCTTCTTGAGGGCCTTGGGGCGGGGGATGGCGAGCAGCAGGTCGATGCCCGCACGGGGCGGTGGGGGCTCGCCGAGGGACACGCGCAGGTGGAGGACGCCGGGGCTGTTCTCCAGCACCTCGCCCAAGCCCGTCAGGCCGCCCAGGCGTCCCACGCGCAGGGATTCACCGGGCTCGGCGCGCAGCACCTCCCGGGCGTGCTGGGCGCGGCGGCCGGTGAGCCGGGCGGTGCCGTCCGGCAGGAAGTCCTCGTCGAAGAGCAGCAGCAGGTTCACGGGGGGCCTGTGTACCCCGGCTGGAGGGGGCGTGGGGGGCTTCTTCCCCTCGGGAGCGCCTGGCGCCCTGGCTGGCGGCGGGCCCCTGCACCGGCAGTGCTTGCCCGGTTCCGGGCCGTGCCGTAAAGCCGGGCTGTGCGTTCCCTTTGTCTTCGCTGCCACCGTCCCGAGAGCGCTTGCTACTGCTCGCAACTGCCGCCCCGGCTGGACACGCGCACCCGCGTCGTCTTCCTCCAGCACCCCCGTGAGCGCCGCGTGGCCATCGGCACCGCGCGCATGGCGCACCTGGCGCTGGCCAACTCCGAGATTCATCAGGGCGTCGACTTCACGGGCCACCCCCGCTTGGAGGAGCTGGCGAAGGACCCGGACTCCGTCGCGGTGCTCTTCCCGGGCGAGGACGCCATCTCGGTGGAGGCCGCGCGCGCGCGTCCGCCCAAGACGCTCATCGTCGTGGACGGGACGTGGCCGCAGGCGAAGAAGGTCGTGTCGCGCAACCCCGTGCTCGCGGGGCTGCCGCGCATCGGCTTCGTGCCTCGGCGTCCGAGCAACTACCGCATCCGCGCGGAGCCCGCGGACCACTGTGTGTCCACCATCGAGGCGGTGGTGGAGATCCTCGGGTTGCTCGAGGGTCAGCCGGAGAAGTTCGACACGATGCTGCGCGCGTTCGAGTACATGGTCGACACGCAGCTGGGGCGTCAGGCGACGCGGACCTCGCCCAATCGCCGCCGCATCCACTTCGGCCCGTGGCGTCCGCCGTTCGAGCTGCGCTCGCTGGCTCAGGCGTTCGAGAACCTGGTGGTGTTCTACGGCGAGGCCAACGCGCACCCGACGGGCGCGGACATCCCGGCCGAGCTGGTGCACGTGGTGGCGAGTCGCCCTGCTTCAGGAGAGCGCTTCGAGGCCATCATCGCGCCGGAGCGGCCGCTGGCTCGCAGCACGACGCTGCACGTGGAGCTGTCGGAAGAGGTGCTGCGCGCGGGTGAGACTCGGGCCGCGGCGCTGGCGCGGTTCGAACAGTTCCTGCGGCCGGACGATGAGCTGGCGGTGTGGACGACGTTCGCGCTCGACCTCCTGTGGGAGGGCGGGGTGGCGCGCAGGCCCGCGAGGAACGTGCGGCTGGCCACGGCGCGCGCGCTGGAGGGCAAGGCGGGCGGGGTGGAGCACGCGATGGAGCTGCTCTCGGGGCCGGACGTGCCCCGCTGGGCTCCGGGCCGCGCGGGGACGCGCATCCGCGCGCTGGAGTCCGTGCTGCGCGTGCTGGTGGAGCGGGGCCAGGCGAGCGAGCCGATGAAGCGCGTGAAGCAGCGCACCGGCACCGAGGGCTGACTTGTTCCGGGCGCGCATGTCCGGGCATCGAGCTGCTGCTACGGCAGGATGGCCGCGCCCGCCTCTCGCACGTAGCGGCCTCGCGGGAACTCCTTCAGGTACTGACGGTACTCGAGCTTCGCGTCCTGTCCTTGGAGCCGCTGCTCGAAGCAGCGCGCGCGCAGGTAGCGCGCCTGTTCGCGGTGTTTCTTGCGTGGGCTCTTGTCGGCGATCTCCTCCAGGCCGGCGAGGTAGTTCTCACAGCTGCGCTGACTGAGCTGGAGTCGCGCGTACCCGAGGAACCGCTCGTCTGCGTCCTTCGACAGGAGCGCCTTGGGATTGTGCTCGTCCTTCTTCGGCGGCGTGGCCTCCGCCACCTTCGTGGGCTGCGATGGGGCGACGGCAGGCGCTCGTGGCGGCGTCATGCGCTCCGTCACGGAGGGGGCCGGGTAGGGCGCGAAGTCCTGCGACGGGTCGAAGGGCGAAGGTGGCGGCTGGGTCGTGGCCACGGCGGCGGGCGGCTCGCCCCGGGGCACGTCTTCGGTGTCGGGCGGCACGGCCACGGCGTCAGGCAGTGTGGGCGCAGGGGGGCTCTCGCGTGGCGGCGACAGGGACGCGACCACGAGCTTCTTCGACTGCGCCTTCATTACCGGCGTCGTCGCGACGGCGGACTTCACCGTGCTCGGAGCCTGCGGCGCATGAGCCACCGCGGGCAATACGTCCCGCGCTCGCGCGGGAGGGTTCGCTGCCGTGGGCACCGTGGTGCCGACATCCTGGGTCGAGGACTCCGTCGGACGCTCGAATACTTCCAGCGCTTCGCGGTCCGGCTGGGACAACTTCTCCTGCTTCAGGGCCTTGTCACGGGAGCGCAGCTCGATGCGCTCGCCCGCGCTCACCATTCGCGCGGGCTGACCGTCCAGTTCCACGCGCACGCGGCCCTCGGACACCGCCACGGATGCGCCCAGCGCCGTGCGCTCCACGGTGAAGACTGTTCCGACCACGGACACGCGCAGACCCGCGACATCCACCCGGAAGCCCCGCCGCTCCGCGTGCGAGGCCTTCACCGACAGGCGGCCCTGATGCACCGTGAGGTGCACGTCGCTCGGCTCGGCCTTCGACAGCTCCACCTCGGAGCCCGAGGACACGCGGACCTGGCTCGCATCCGGAAGTCGCAACATCGCGGAGGCCTTCGCAGGCGTCTTTACCGCGACGCCTGAACGCAGTCGCATCCCGGCGCGCAGCTCGCGCTCCTGACCGCCCTGTTCCTTGAGCACCGCTCCTGGAACGCTGTCGGCCCGCGCGGGGTTGCCGTCCATCGCGAGCGACTCCACCGCGCTCTCCGAGGAGGTCGTCAGCTCCGCCAGCGTGTCGCCCGTGGACCCGGGCTGTCCCGTGAGCGCCTCGTTTGTTGAGCTCGTATGTCCCGCGAGTTCCTTAACCGTGCCGGCGGACCCGGTCGTCCGTCCCGCGAGCGCCTCGTCCGACGTCGTCGCCTTTCCCGCGAGCACCTCGCTCGTGGGCGTTCCGCGTGTCGCTGAGGTGCTGACGAGGAAGATCGCGAGCGCCACCGCGCAAGCCCCCGCGAGTACCAGGGCCCACGGCCATCGCGCGTGCTGTGCCCCCGTGCTCGCGGCCGCGTCCGTTCGCGCCCATGGCCACCGCGTGCGTTGCGCTCTCGTGCTCGTGGTCGCGTCCGTTCGCGCCCACGGCCACCGCGTGCGTTGCGCTCCCGTGCTCGCGGCCGCGTCCGTTCGCGCCCATGGCCACTGCGTGCGCCTGGCCTCCGTGCTCGCGGCGACCTTGGCTCTGAGGGCCGTGCCGACCGCGTCCCAGCGCACCACGGGCTCCACCTGTCGGGCCTCGTGCAGCATCGCGCGACTGGCGCGGACCTGCTCCCACTGACCGGCACACGCGGGGCACTCGGACAGATGTGCCCGGATGCGCGCGGAGTCCTCGGCGCTCAGCTCGTCGGCCGCCAGCGACCACAGCGCGCCTGCCTCAGGGTGAGCCATACGGGCCTCCAGGGCGGCGGGTGGCGAGCAGTCGCTGCATGGCCTCGTTGAACTCCAATCTCGCGTGATGCAGCCGGCTGCGGACGGTGTTGGGCGAGCTTCCCACGGCCTCGGCGATTTCGTCCGGGCTCATTCCGCACAGCTCGTAGTACACGAAGACGATTCGCTTCTTCGGCTTGAGCCGCTCCAGCGCCAGCTCCACCAGCCGGGCCGCCTGCCTGCGCTGCGCCGCGGCCTCCGGGTCCTCGCCCGTCGACTCGCACTCCGGTGGCTCCGCGACCGAATCCTCCGGCCTCCTGCGCTTCCACCGCAGATGCGACAGCGCCACGTTCGAGCACACCCGATAGAAGAACGTCCGGAAGCGCGACTCGCCCCGATAGCCCTTCACTGCCGTGAGCAGCCGCAGGTACGTCTCCTGGAGCAGGTCCTCCACGTCCACGCGGTTGCCCACCAGGTGGCGCAAGGTGCGCGCCGCGTCCACCTTCGTCATTTCATACAGACGCTCGAAGGCGGTGAGGTCCCCGTCCTGCAGCCGGCTCACGAGCAGCCGCAGCTGCGTCTCATCCGACGTGGGAGGTATGGCCGGACCCGGCCCAGGGCGTTCCTCGGGCGAGGCGGCGGTCGCCAGTGCCTGGGCATCACGGAAAATCACTGGACGCTCTCCCTCCGGGACCCGCCGCGAGGTTCCCCCTTGCAGGAGCGCCCCACCGTCCATGTGAAAGGTCCAGGTCAGCACACTACCTCCGTGCCCCTGGGTCGCCGCGGCGGCGTGGGACGATCAAAAAAGATTTTTGATCAGCCGTCAGCGCCCCGGAGTCCAACGCGGGTGAAACCGGACAACCCACCCGGTGGCCGGACCGGTTCCCCGTAGCTCGGAGTCCCCGCTCATGAGGCACAACCCCCCGCGACGCCTGCTGGCGCCGCTGCTCGTGCTGTTCGCCTTCCTCCAAGGCTGCATCATCCACGAGCCCGACGACAGTTGGATGGACGACGACGAGCTCTGCGAATGCTCCACCAACGCGGACTGTGATTCGGGTCAGCAGTGCATCGGCGGGTACTGTCGAGACGTCGGCTCCGGTAGCCAGCGGTGTTCCTCCTCGCTCGAGTGCCCGGGCACGCAGATCTGCCTCGACAACTTCTGTGCCCAGCCCTGTGTCCGCAACGGCGAGTGCCAGAGCGGCCGCTGCGAGGGCGGCTTCTGCACGCCTTCCTCCACGCCGCGCCCCGACGCGGGGAGCGATG
This genomic stretch from Myxococcus fulvus harbors:
- a CDS encoding DUF2914 domain-containing protein, which encodes MVTATPPNTSQKNEETSEPSGAPTPEAVVPANVVVTEAAPGVVVPVAVDPDDLVATAKTPTLMEKVQAFRTRHEKWEMAAFFFGGFLYDIVSLSRIDDKLTLVQSFGYLVILATLLLLEQRYPEGTEPPKLLEKVWRWREDAIHFFFGSLLSVFMLLLFKSTSGFTPYLFIVGLFALLVANELPLFRKMGPVVRVSLLSLCVTMYFACLLPVLIGRIGFWVFLLAMTLGCASMYGLMRLMARWRPDMQYLVRNVAVPGFGVQAALLACYLMGLIPPIPLAVQYSGIFHDVKRVSPGVYQLTSVDDSVWYKPWTWFGPDFVIRPGDKPYYFFRIFAPKNFAPYKVRVRWYYDHPEKGWTTNGSGFVANVSSNGTDGGYRYYATTSNLKPGDWRVVLETEDGHEINRLSFSAGADTRTDPRELEVKYSTLKEVLPLSTEEWEKTRKTPAAPSGGSVPGTAPAPADEVPPQVAPAPTP
- a CDS encoding winged helix DNA-binding domain-containing protein, whose translation is MPSRRKQSSPRASVPRGDAKSALAPVLTTRELNRALLARQFLLRRTRESVPHVLEHLVGLQAQAGNAPYLGLWTRMEDFQLEDLTRRYEQREVVRATLLRSTQHLVTARDYQSLRPALQPVLDRMFNHSAYPRELAGLDMDALLAEGRRLLSREPLSSVELGRRLQARWPERDAQSLAFVVRVAESLVTVPPFGTWGVGGEVTFTPSASWLGAPLEPALALESLVRRYLGAFGPASVKDMQHWSGFVRLGEVFERMRAELRVFRDEQGVELFDLPDAPRPDGDTPVPVRFVPEFDNLLLSHSDRARIISEPHRKRVFTVNGIIRPTVLVDGFVRGMWKLKWEKTRVTLHVSPFARLTREDRDALTQEGLRLLAFAAAEASEHDVRFAPVS
- a CDS encoding aminopeptidase P family protein yields the protein MATSIPSSSVASDSTQPAVGEQQSLVTSEPQAPAAKPASHDSLPPQALLDFMLEKWKPASGKLPPKIKYAESFKARRKALSQAFPGETLVIPTGHEKVRANDTYYRFRPGTDFYYLTGNMEADCVLVLEPKDGGGHTDILFVEPNPGRSDATFFTDRVKGELWVGPRLGVPESRARHDVDEARGLDTLNAYLKGLKGSAKTTRVLRGHSAKVDAEVAEGGERDKALATFLSEMRLIKDAQELRELQISIDATQRGFEDVIRSLKVAKTERYVEGIFNLRARVEGNDTGYNSIVASGSHACVLHWNRNDGPLVPGDLLLLDAGVEGHTLYTADITRTLPITGRFSPEQKAIYELVYASQEAAFAAVKPGNDFMEPNRAAMRVLAEGLEKLGIIEDAAEALKDEHQFYKRYSLHNVSHMLGLDVHDCAQARQEAYKYGKLQAGMVLTVEPGLYFQKDDLTVPARYRGIGVRIEDDIVVTARGCKVLSGNIPRTVKDIEAWMSGVWSADKASAAPKGKKAAAKKAKAPAAKKAKAGKRK
- a CDS encoding 16S rRNA (uracil(1498)-N(3))-methyltransferase, which encodes MNLLLLFDEDFLPDGTARLTGRRAQHAREVLRAEPGESLRVGRLGGLTGLGEVLENSPGVLHLRVSLGEPPPPRAGIDLLLAIPRPKALKKVLPAVASLGVDRIVLVNAARVEKSYFDSKVLDGAFVRDLLLQGLEQARDTHLPEVLVRERFRPFVEDELDSVFPQGAVRLLPHPPATQPLRQVAAAPGQRSVLAIGPDGGWVSFEAQLLESHGFRPFSLGPRILRVETAVPVLVGQVALLGEDTAPRHDAGGT
- a CDS encoding tRNA-uridine aminocarboxypropyltransferase; amino-acid sequence: MRSLCLRCHRPESACYCSQLPPRLDTRTRVVFLQHPRERRVAIGTARMAHLALANSEIHQGVDFTGHPRLEELAKDPDSVAVLFPGEDAISVEAARARPPKTLIVVDGTWPQAKKVVSRNPVLAGLPRIGFVPRRPSNYRIRAEPADHCVSTIEAVVEILGLLEGQPEKFDTMLRAFEYMVDTQLGRQATRTSPNRRRIHFGPWRPPFELRSLAQAFENLVVFYGEANAHPTGADIPAELVHVVASRPASGERFEAIIAPERPLARSTTLHVELSEEVLRAGETRAAALARFEQFLRPDDELAVWTTFALDLLWEGGVARRPARNVRLATARALEGKAGGVEHAMELLSGPDVPRWAPGRAGTRIRALESVLRVLVERGQASEPMKRVKQRTGTEG
- a CDS encoding FecR domain-containing protein, whose translation is MAHPEAGALWSLAADELSAEDSARIRAHLSECPACAGQWEQVRASRAMLHEARQVEPVVRWDAVGTALRAKVAASTEARRTQWPWARTDAAASTGAQRTRWPWARTDATTSTRAQRTRWPWARTDAAASTGAQHARWPWALVLAGACAVALAIFLVSTSATRGTPTSEVLAGKATTSDEALAGRTTGSAGTVKELAGHTSSTNEALTGQPGSTGDTLAELTTSSESAVESLAMDGNPARADSVPGAVLKEQGGQERELRAGMRLRSGVAVKTPAKASAMLRLPDASQVRVSSGSEVELSKAEPSDVHLTVHQGRLSVKASHAERRGFRVDVAGLRVSVVGTVFTVERTALGASVAVSEGRVRVELDGQPARMVSAGERIELRSRDKALKQEKLSQPDREALEVFERPTESSTQDVGTTVPTAANPPARARDVLPAVAHAPQAPSTVKSAVATTPVMKAQSKKLVVASLSPPRESPPAPTLPDAVAVPPDTEDVPRGEPPAAVATTQPPPSPFDPSQDFAPYPAPSVTERMTPPRAPAVAPSQPTKVAEATPPKKDEHNPKALLSKDADERFLGYARLQLSQRSCENYLAGLEEIADKSPRKKHREQARYLRARCFEQRLQGQDAKLEYRQYLKEFPRGRYVREAGAAILP
- a CDS encoding RNA polymerase sigma factor produces the protein MIFRDAQALATAASPEERPGPGPAIPPTSDETQLRLLVSRLQDGDLTAFERLYEMTKVDAARTLRHLVGNRVDVEDLLQETYLRLLTAVKGYRGESRFRTFFYRVCSNVALSHLRWKRRRPEDSVAEPPECESTGEDPEAAAQRRQAARLVELALERLKPKKRIVFVYYELCGMSPDEIAEAVGSSPNTVRSRLHHARLEFNEAMQRLLATRRPGGPYGSP